GTTTAATTTTATCTGATTTAACTTAAATAATCAACTAACTCTATTTAACCTTGTTCGTCTTTCTAGCATACTTTCAATTTTTTAAAATAAAACAGAACAGCACTTTTTATTAGAAAACTCTGCTGTTCTGTTGTGTATTATTTTTTAACTTTTTCTGTATTTTTCATTTTGCTTTATCTAATCTGTTTTGCTAATCGTTTCTTTAAATTTTTTCTCTTGTTCACCTACGTTAACTGTTAATAATAAGTAGTCTTTTTCTTTTTCAAAATTTAATTTTCCCTGATTATAAATAGCCTCTCCCTTCTTGGGACGCTTACTTTCTGGTAGCGCTTGATAATCTGTCAAAAACAATTCTTTAATGATCTGAGTTTCATAATATTGTCGAGTGCGTTGTGTAAACTGGGCTTGTATACGGTAATTTTCTGTTAGAAATAACAATAATATGCTCATCATAACTACAGTAAAAACAGCAGTAAGTAACACGCCACCTCTATGCTTTTTCGATTGTCCATTTCCCATTTTTCTGCTCCCCATTCAAAAAAGTGACCGTAAATAAAATATATTGTTTACTTTTACGAAATTGTAATTTTTTTACTTCTGTTAATATAGGCTCGTATCCATTTTTTTCTCGTATCGCAATCTCATTACGGTTCATGTTCAACTCAATACGACACTCATATTCTCGATCAGTCGAATCGTTTAATTTATGGTAGTAAATCCTATTATTAGTCACTCGTGAATACTTTCCTTCAGCTAATTTATTCTCAAATTGTAATAAAAAAACATGCCACTCTTGCATATTTCTACCATATACGGCTTGTTGTACTTGCTTACTTTGCTGTAAAACTCCCAGTGTTCCTAATAAAAACAAACTTAATACTAAAAGAGCTATCGCACACTCAATCAAAGTAAATCCCTTATTTTTTACGTATAATTGCCCAATCTTGTTGAGGCGAAGAAATTCTGGCTTGCGCCATAGGGCTTTTTTGATAAACAATTGAAAATGTCCCATCCCTTTTTACTTGATAATTTCCCTCTTCCATTTGATAATGCCTTCGTTCCTTTGTTTCTTCATATAATACTCGTAACATCTGTAATTCTTCTTGGCTCTTTTTCGTTTCTTCTAAAGCATGAACTTGACTAGTTTGAAATAAAAATACTGTCGTGGTCAAAATGGCCAAAGCTACTAAACACTCCACCAAAATAAAACCTTCAGTTAATGGTTGTAATCTTCTTTTCATAATGTCCCCTTGCAAACAAAAAACTATAAGTAATTTTTTGATTATTTTTGTCCCAATAAAAATGAAGCTCTTGCAAGCTACTATTATTCCCTGTTCCTGAGTTGAAATAAAGCGTTTTTATTCTACTTGCTTTTAAGTCTTCTGGCATATCAAGTTTTTCAATGGTTTCTGTATAAAAATAGTATTCAGTGGTGGTATCTCTTTGAATCATCCTTGTTCTCTTATTAGAAGTAATCGCCGCTTGTTGAGTTGCAAGTACATTTTTTTCGAATCGATCAAAAAAATGCATAACTTCTAATGTTTCTTTAGTATCTTTTATCGCAATAGAAGGCAAGGCAACAAACAACGTGATAACAAATAAAACTAGCAAAGACTCTATCAAGGTAAAACCTTGGTAAGGTTTCATACAATCTCGCCTCATTTTTATCACTAATTTTGGTATTTTTTATAAATCTTATATTGCTCCGAAGTGACTAGTTTTTGTAATTCGTTATCGGTAATCTTTTTGTCATGGTTAATTTCATAAATTTCAATTTGCGACTCTACAACTTTGACGACTGCTTTATCTCCTTGATCTGAAACGGTGTCTTTTTGTTTTGACAAATTAGGGATAAACAATAAAACTAAAATGCTAATGACAAGTAAAACGATCATCATTTCAATAAGTGTGAAGCCCTTTTTTGTTTTTTTCTTAAAGCTCTCAAATTTTTTAGTTATTCTTTTCTTTAGCTCAAACTCCAGTGGCCATTTTTTTATCATTCCATAATTCCTCCTATATTTTCATACATAGGTAAAAACATCGCTATATAAATTGCCATAATTAAAACAGCTATAAACAAAAATACGACAGGTTGCACCCAACGTAGCCACCCTTCCACCTTTCCTACGATTCTTTTGGTTAATAATTGGCTATACAATAATAATTCTTCTCCTAATTTTCCTTTTACTTCCCCTTGTAAAATGATTAGAGAAAACTCTGGTAGTAAAAAGGAATATTGTTCTAATTCCTCTGCTAAGGGTTTACCAAAACTCAGCGCTTGATTTAACTCTTTAGCTAAACTGGCAACCAAAGAATGCGGGTTGACCGTCTCCATAAAAGCTAAAATTTGCCGAGCCTCTAAACCTTGTTTAAACATCTTTCCCCACTCTAAAGAAAAGTAACTTGTTTGATACATTCTATATACTCGCCCAACTAAAGGGAGACGGGCAGTAAGCACAGCACGATAAATCACGGATTGTCTTTTGCTATACCACAAACACACACTTGCTAAAATTCCTATAAATAATACTGTCCCGCCCATAACAAATGGTCCGTAAGAAATCACTCCGATACTCCAATGCTGAGTTTCGATCATGCCAGATTGTAACAAGGAAGGTAAAAGGAAGAATCGCATAGCAAATAACAAAACAATAACAAATATAAACAACAGCACCGGATATGTCGCAACTTTACTTAATTCTTTTTTCTGCTTTCGTATAATTTGCATAGTAGCTAAGATATTTTTTAATGTTGTTACAACATTTCCGTGCACATCTGCTAATTGCACTTGAGTCATCTCTTGTAAAGAAAATCCTGCTTGATAAAAACACTCCGCAAAAGTAGCTCCCTTGGCAAGTCCCTCGGTAAAACACTGCAAAATACCTAGGGAAAATTGCTGATTACGTTGCATAACTGATAAACTTTCTTGCAATGAAAAGCCATTTTCCAACAAGCTAACTAACATTTCTAAGAATTGTTCGCGCATAAGCGCATTATTTTTATACTTATTCTTCAGCATAGATTAACCCGCTTTCATAGATCTGTGCATAAGCCTCTGACCACTCTCTTTTTTCTAAGAATCCAGTAAAAAATTCATAGGCAAGTAAAGCACGGCTTTCCTTCTTATAGTCTAAAAATAATTGTTGATAAATCACCCCATTTAAACAATCTCCCAATTCTGTTTGGCTTCCTACCAAATCTAGCAGACGGCTTTTCGTTTCAGATACTCCTTTAGCATGGACAGTTGCTAGTACGGTATGACCCGTTAATGCCGCACGAATAGCTGCCTTAGCTGTCAACTGGTCCCGTATTTCTCCAATAATCAATAAATCTGGTCGATGTCGTAAAGATAGTTTGATCAATTGATCATAGGTCTGCTGAATTTTTTCATTTGTCTGCAATTGTAAAAAATTGGGTTCTTCAATTTCCACTGGGTCTTCGATCGTAATCACTTGACCTTTTGTATTTTGGGCAAGATGATACATCAATGTTGTTTTGCCTGAGCCAGTAGGTCCGCTGAAAAGGTATAAGCCTCTTTCTTCTTGGATTTTTTGTTGAATTAGTTCTGCGTCTTTTGGAATGAAATACGCTGGCTTTTCTTGGTTTAAATTATATAAAAAACGAATTACTAAACTTTCATTGCCTTGGTAATCACCTACTGTTGATAAACGTAACCTTTGTGTATGATCTTTAAGTAGGTAGCTGATCGCCCCAAGTTGAGCTTTACGTTTTTCTCCCACGTCCATTTCACCTAGGTATTTAAAACGCAACACTAATTGTTGAGCTTGTTCAGATGAAATTTTCTTATACTTAATCATTTGTGCATTTTTGCGAAAATAAATCGTTGCTTGTTTATCTAATAAGTATAGATACATATCTTGCATTTTTTGCAAACTCCCATAAGAAATTAATTCATCAGACAGTTCTTCGATCGTCATCTTTTCCCTCCTTTCACTATTAAGTACGCAATTTTTATGAATTTCTTTTTTTAAAAGTAAAAAAACTTAAATATTATAAAAAAGTTTCTCTTTATTCGCTATTTAAATCAAAAAAATAACCCCTTAATAAACTTAAGTAACTATAAAAGTTACACAAGCCATTAAGGGGCTACTAAACATATGAGATTAACACTTATATGTTATTTTAATATTTCCCTTGCTAATAGTGAAGTATACTCTACTCGACCCACATCAGTTGGGTGAACTTGGTCTTCACGGAACCATTGGTTATTTTCATTACTTAAACTATACCAATCAATTAACGTGACACGTTTATATTTGTCCGCCATTTTATTAAACAGTTCATTATTATCATTTTGCCAACGTTGAGTTGGTACACGAACGTTCATTAAATAAACCGTGCGATCTCCAATAACATTCATTAAGTCATCAAATTGATCTTCATCAGCATATCCGTTACTTCCAAGAGCTAATACGACATTTTCTTGTAAATCCCCTTCGTCTTTTAACTCTTGTAAAAGATCCACACTATCATATAATTGACGACCAACATCTGCATCAATAATAGCATCTGGGAAAACTTCTTGAATGTTTTTAGTCGATCCTAGCAAAACAGAATCTCCAAAAGCTGTAACGTCTGTATTACGTGCACGTTTTACTTGGTTTTCTGTTAAATCGTATTTTTCCATCACATGGTCTGTATCTGTGCTAAAGGTTTGTAAAATATCTTCCTCTTCAGCATTACTATCTTGCGTTTGTTCAGTGTCTTCTGTATTTTCTGTTTCTTCGTCTCCGTTTTTACTTCCTTGCGCTGCTTTTTTATTTTCTTGAATTTCTGCTTGAAATTCTGCTTGGTTCGCATTCACATTATCGTTGGGAGCAATAGTTACGCCAATCGAAGCAATAGCAACAACAATAAAGCTTGCAATACCCACGGCCTTTTGCTTGCTGAGTATTGGCATAAAAAACCAGTTTTTGATCTTTTGCCATGATTTTTTATAATCAAATTTTCGCAATGATTCCTCAATAAAACGATAAGATAATTCGCTAGAAATTAGGATCAATCCCAATTCAATAAATACATGTAACCAAACATTATTAGCTACATTAATTTGTGCTTCATAAAGAATCATTACCGGAAATTGATATAAATAAATGCCATAACTACGTTTGCCTAAATAACTAAACACTGGGTTAGTCAACCAACGATTAAGACTTGCACCAGGATGAGCTGTCACAGCAACTAAAACAGCCGTAACTAAACTAACTAAATATATTCCTCCATAATATGGAAAGTTAAAGCGATCATCCATAAAAACATAGGAAAGAACTAATAAAAACAAGGACGCTAGTCCGGTAATATTCAAAATCTTCTTAGCACTATCAGGAATTTGCTCTTTCAAACGAGTGCTAGGCCAAACAAATGCCAAAGCATTTCCTATAAGGATCGAAAAGATCCGAGTATCTGTCCCATAATAAACTCTCGTTGGATCTTCTCCAGGAGTAAAACCAATGGCCATCCCAATTGCTGAAAGGAGCGCTCCAATAGACAAAATATAAAAAATTCGATCTTTGCGCTTAACAAATTTCACCAACAGAATAAAAAGAAGTGGCCAAATCAAATAATTTTGCCCTTCTACTGCCATTGTCCATAAATGAGTAAAAGGAGATTCGTTACCAAAACGATCAAAATAAGAAAGACCATGATCAATTTGCCACCAATTATTCACATATAAGAGGCTACTCAAAACAGAGCCACGTAAATTATTTAATAAATTACGTTGAAATAACGTTATGTATGCAGTTGAAACGACTAATACTGTAACTAAAGATGGATATAGTCTTTTTAAGCGTCGAGTATAAAACTTCAAGACACTAATTTTATCATTTTGTTGCCACTCTTGACGCAACAAATCCGTAATCAAGTAACCAGAGATAACAAAAAGGATTGGCACTCCTAAATAGCCTCCGGGCAACTTTGATGGCATCAAATGATAAAAAATAACTCCAATAACTGCTAATGCACGGATTCCATCAATTCCTGTAATATAGCGACTATTTTTAATTCTCTTTTTCTCCATATTTTTTGTACCTTCTTATACTCAATCTGTACCATCATATCATGTTTTATCTAATCAAAAAAAGCGCATAAAAGCAATCTGTCGCATATTTCTTATAAAAAATTAAATTTATTGTTTCTTAAAAAAGCCATCATAATTCTTCTTCATAAAAGTTCCCTAAAATTTGGACATTTTCTACAATACTAACAAAGGCATCATTATCTGATTCATTCATTCCTTCGCGTAATAGAGGCATTTCATAACGAGTCACGATAGTAAACAAAACTGTCTCTTTTTCTTTAGTATAAGCGCCTTGTGCATCGTTTATAATAGTAATCCCTCGGCGTAATCGTTTCTGCAAAGAGTCCATAACAGCTTCTGGACGTTGCGTAATAATCATCACTTGCATTTTCTTTTGCTTTGTATAAACAACGTCGGTCACTTTGCCGCTAACAAATATAGACAAAGCACTGTATAAAGCATACTGCCATCCAAATAACATCCCCGCGGCAAACATAATCATGCCGTTAAATATTATAGCCAGTGAGCCAACATCTCTTCCTGTTTTTTTACGGATATAGATCGTAATAAAATCTAATCCCCCAGAAGAAAGTCCATTTTTAAAAGCATAACCAATTCCTGCACCGGTTAAAACACCACCAAAAATTGCACAAATAATAGGATCAGTAGTCAAAACTTCTGTTGGAATTAATTCCATGAATAAAGAAGTCAAACCTACCGTCACTCCAGTAAAAATAGTAAAGCGGTGACTAATTTTAAACCAACCTAATATAAATAAAGGAAAATTCGTCAACAACAGTGCCCAAGCAATAGAAAGGTCAATATGTAAAACTTGTTGAAATAAAGTAGAGACAATTTGTGCAACACCTGTGGCACCACTTGCATAAATATTTCCTGGCTCATAGAAAAAATTTAAAGCTACAGAAGCTAGTAAAGCATAAACAAGTGAAAAAGAAAGTCTAGTAAGATAATCCGAATGTACGATTGATTTCCAGAAATTTTTCATCACGTTTCGCCTTCTTTTTGTTATTTATTGCATTATAACAAAAAAGTTCGAATAAGGATAAAGGCAATTTATTCTTATTTGCCTTTCCCTTATTCGATCCATTTTATTCCTCCGTATCTGTCACATCAATATTTAGTTCATACAATTGAAGTGGGGAAACGGTACTTGGCGCATGTGTCATCGGGTCCATAGCTTTTCCGTTTTTAGGAAAGGCCATAACTTCTCGGATGTTATCTTCTCCTGCTACAAGCATGACTAAACGATCCAACCCTAACGCTATGCCACCGTGAGGCGGAAATCCATAATCTAAAGCTTCTAATAAGAAATCGAATTGTTCATTCATCTTTTCTTGTGTAAATCCTAGGGTTCTAAAAACCTGTTCTTGCAATTCTCTAGTGTGAATCCGTAAAGACCCACCGCCTAGCTCATAGCCATTCAACACTACATCATAAGCTTGAGCATTAACTTTTGCCGGATCTGTCTGTAAGTACGGAATGTCTTCTTCTTTTGGCATTGTAAAAGGATGATGCGCAGATACATAGCGCCCTTCTTCTTTATCGTATTCAAATTGTGGCCAATCTACGACCCATAAGAAATTAAACTTGGAAGAATCAATGAGATCTAACTCTTTAGCTAAATGTGTACGAACAGCGCCTAACGTTGCAGTCACTACTTCAAAAGAATCAGCGCCAAACATGATAAGGTCGCCAACTTCTGCATTTGTTTTAGCAATAAGCGCATCCTCTACTGAAGTTAAAAACTTCGCAATAGGCCCTTTAAGCCCATCTTCTTCTACCTTCAACCAAGCTAAACCTTTAGCACCAAACTGGCTAGCATATTGCGCTAAATGATCCATATCTTTCCGTGAATATTTATCCGCAGCTCCTTTAGCATTTAACGCTTTAACCGTACCGCCATTTTGCAGTGCCATTTGAAAGACTTTAAAGTCAACGTCTTTTACCACATCTGATAAGTCAATCAATTCCATAGCAAAACGTGTATCTGGTTTATCACTGCCAAAACGGTTCATCGCTTCATCCCAAGTCATCTTAGGAAAAGGAAGAGGAATATCAATGCCTCGTGCCACTTTCATAACCTGAGCTAACATTTGTTCAGTATATTCCTGAATGTCTTCAGGTGTTAGAAAAGAAGCTTCAATGTCTACCTGAGTAAATTCTGGCTGACGATCTCCTCTTAAATCTTCATCTCTAAAACAGCGTACAATTTGATAATAACGATCAAAACCTGCATTCATCAACAATTGCTTGAAAATTTGAGGAGACTGCGGCAAGGCATAAAAATGACCTGGATGTACCCGTGAAGGAACCAGATAATCACGAGCTCCTTCTGGTGTTGACTTTCCTAAAAATGGCGTTTCAATATCCAAAAACTTATGGTCATCTAAATAGCGCCGAATCGTTTGTGTCACTTTAGCACGTAACATTAAGTTTTGAGTCATATTGCTACGTCGCAAATCTAAATAACGGTATTTTAATCGAATTTCGTCTCCAGCTTTGGTGTCTTCTTCAATTGAAAAAGGCGGCGTTTTAGAGGTATTTAAAACGGTAATATCACTTGCCATCACTTCAAATTCGCCTGTTTGCATATTAGGGTTGATCGCTTCTTCATCGCGTTTTTTCACAATGCCTGTCACTTCTAATACGTATTCGCTACGACAAGTGTCCGCAGTTTCCCAAGCATTTTGTGAATTTTTCGGATTAAACACCACTTGGACAATGCCTTCGCGATCGCGCAAATCTATAAAAATCACGCCACCTAAGTCTCTTCTTTTTTGTACCCATCCTTGTAAGGTAACTGTCTGTTCTAAATTCTCTTTATCAACCAGACCACAGTAAACTGTTCTATTTCCCATCTTTTTTCTCCTTTAATTCATTTCATCAAAAATTTGTGTAAAATCATTATAAATCGAGGACAATTCAATCCGTTTTTCCTCACCTGTTTCCATTGATTTTACATTAATCATCCCGGCATTTAACTCATTTTCCCCTAAAGTAAGCACGAGCTTAGCACCTTCTTTATCAGCAGATTTAAATTGTGCTTTTGCTTTGCGACCCATAACATCACGGTCAGCAGAAAAACCAGCATTACGAATAGCTTGAATAACTTTTAGTGCTTCAACATTTGTAGCATCACCAATATTAACAACGTAGGCATCCAATCGGTGTGTTGCAGGTAAAGTCACCTTTTCATTTTCCAGAACTAATAATATTCGTTCAATACCAATAGCAAAACCAAATCCTGGAGTAGCTGGACCACCTAATTCTTCCACTAATTGATCATAACGACCACCAGCACAAATCGTGGATTGTGCTCCTAGCTGCGGATTATCGTTCATAATTTCAAAAATCGTATGTGTATAATAATCCAACCCTCGTACCATCGTAGGCTCAATTTCATAAGGAACTTCTAAAGCATCAAGCATGGTTGTTACTTGTGTAAAATGATCTTGAGCCTCTTTACTTAAGTAATCCAAAATTGAAGGAGCGTCTACGACAAATTTTTGGTCCGCTGGATCTTTGCTATCTAAAATACGTAATGGATTCTCATGTAGGCGTCTATTGGAATCCTCACTCAGTTCGCTTTCATGAGCAGAAAAATAATCAACAAGAGCTTGTCGATAATTCTCTCTTGTTTCTTGATCACCTAAAGTATTAATTACTAAGCGCTGTTGGTTAATCCCTAACTGTTTAAAAAATTCCAGCGCCATAACCATCGTTTCCACATCTGTTGCTGGATTATCTGAGCCAAAAGCTTCAACACCTATTTGGTGAAATTGCCGTAAACGTCCCTTTTGTGGTCGTTCATAACGAAACATAGGTCCCATATAAAATACTTTATAAGGCGTGTTATACTCAGGCCCATATAATTTATGTTCAACGTAAGCTCGCACAATAGGGGCTGTGCCTTCTGGACGTAATGTAATATGACGTCCACCTTTATCATAAAAATCATACATCTCTTTAGAAACAATATCTGTTGTTCCACCTACACTTCTTGAAATCACTTCGTAGTGCTCAAATGCAGGCGTACGAATCTCTTGATATTGATAATCGTTAAATAATATACGTGCTGTATCTTCGATAAATTGCCACTTCTCAGACTCACCAGGCAAAATATCATTTGTACCCTTAGGGCGTTGGTAACTCATGGTTTTTCCTCCTAAACTCATACCGCCAATAAAAACAAACAAAAAAACACCCTTGTTTTTTACAAGGGCGAGTCAACCGCGGTACCACCTAATTTTGAAAGTTATGCTTTCCTTTGACGAATAACGCTCGTTTCAACGGAACGGCTTTTGGCTCGCTCGCCTCTGGAATGTCTTACAAATAGCAACCCCTTAAACTATTTACAGCCAAGATAGTTTTTCTCTAAAAAAGTTTTTACTAAATGTCGGTTCCTTCTCAGGCTTTTTCTTATTAGCTTTAAGTTACAAGAAAAACCTTGAAAAGTCAAGCTTTGCGGCAAGATTATTACTGAAAGTTTTCTTTCTATTTTCTTGTAATTCACTCAGAGAAATTTTAAACTAGAGTAAAAAGAAGGTGAGAGTATGTATCCAGGTTACTTCCGTAAACCTCATTATTATGAAACAGACCAAATGGGAATTGTGCACCATTCAAATTATATACGCTGGTTTGAAGAAGCTCGCGTAGATTTATTAGAGTATTTAAATCTACCTTATTCAGATTTAGAACAAGCTGGCATTATTGTCCCTGTTTTAGAAGTAAGTTGCCAATATAAAGGGATGATCCGTTATGGAGAAAATGTACGCATTGACCCTACTGTGATAAAGTATAACGGCACGCGCTTAGATTTTTCATATGAGATTATAAATGAAAAAAATCAAACTGTCACAACGGGTACAAGTAAACATTGTTTTTTAGAAGCTCAGAATAATCAATTCATCCGTCTGAAAAAAGTTCAACCTACATTCCATCAGATTTTCACTGACTACTTAGGAGACTAAAATTATTAGTTTTTTATAAAGTGAGAGCGTTTTTATTGCTTTTATCTCCCTCTTTCGTATAATCAAAGATAAATTATAAAGGGAGGAGATTACATGTATGTAGTAAAAGTTTTTCATGGTTATATTAATAAAGACGGACGCCGTACTAGAGATAAGACACCTACAAATTTACTGTTATTTTCTACTAAAGAAGAATCCGAACTTTTCGCTGATAAAATTGGTGGACGCGTCAAAAAATTAAAAGAGCTTTCTAAAAATTAAGTCTTGCTAATAATACTTCAATGGAAAAAGAGGTGTCTAATACGTATTTGGATATGGTAGTATATAAATACAACTTAGAACATCACTTTCTTGCAGTGATGTTCTAAGCCTCAATTGCACTATATAAGTTTTCAAATGCTTTTTTATTTGACATGAAAGTGTTTCACAAACGTGAAATCTATAAATTTTTTTCATTTATGTTACTATAGATACAGGTGTTGCATAAATGAAAGAAACAAAAAACAATTTTTTGAAAGAACTATTACATTTACATAAACCAAAATTTAACGTTATACAGCTTATAGGAACCATTGCCTGTATGACGATTATGCTGCTTGTGGGCTATTTTTCAGGTAATATGTCACTTGCTAGCTTTGGCTTTTTGGGAATTTTTACGCTTATGTATTATGACAATCTTCCTTTAAAAAGCTTACTTATTCGATTTGTATCGGTCGTTCTCTTTATTTTAGCCAGCTATCTTATTGGGTCTTTAACTTCTTTTGCTAGTTGGACTACTCCTATTGCAATTGGACTTATCGCCTTTTTTGGACGCATTTTCTTTCGACTATATGATATCAAAAAGCCGGGCGTATTTTTTGCTGTCTTAGTTTCGACTATGGGGCAAGTGCAGATATCCCAATTAAACAAGTCCCCACACTAGCTAGCTATTATTTGTTAGGTGCAACTATTGCCACTATTATGGCAGTGTTTGTCCACTTTGTTGAAAAAGAAGAACCCGAAATTATAGAAGAAAAAAATCTTTTTCAACGGATTTTTGAAGACCCGGGCGTTTTTTTGGATGGTATTTTTTATAGCGCCACTTTATTTTTAGCCGTCTATCTAAGTTCAGGCTTACAATTACGTAACCCTTATTGGATGGTTGTCTCTTGTGCGGCTATTTTACAAGGAGATAACCTAAGAGCGATTATGCAACGTAATGTGCAGCGGATTTTAGGTACAATTATTGGAATAGGCATCGCTGCGCTATTATTGAATGCGTCTTTAACTACACTGGAAACGATCTTTTTTATCATTATTCTTTTTACAATCTCTCAAATCTCTGTACGTAGCAATTACGCATTATCTGCTTTTTTCACCACTCCTATGGCTTTATTACTATCTACTCTGACTAAAGACCAAAGTGTTCCCACATTGTTACAGTATCGCTTTATCGGTATTGCTTTAGGAGCCTTATTAGGGGCCAGTTCTGCTTTATTAATCACGACAGGACTTAGGTTTTATAATCGTTCCTTTCACTTACATGAAAACTTCGATAAAGATCCTGACTAATCTACAAAATCTAATAACACTGCTAACGCCTAGGTAATACCTAGGTGATTTTTTACGTAAAAAAAAGAGGCTATAACATAAGCCTCTTTTCAATACTTTTATTAATTATTTTTTAATGCGGATTTAGCTTGTTCAGTTAGTGCAGTAAATCCACTTTCATCATTTACTGCAATATCAGCTAACATTTTACGATTAACTTCGATGCCAGCTACTTTCAAACCGTACATCAATTTTGAATAACTAATATTGTTCATACGAGCTGCTGCATTAATACGTGCAATCCACAACTTACGGAAATCGCGTTTTTTCTGACGACGATCGCGATATGCGTAATTGTATGAATTCATTACTTGTTCTTTAGCTGTTCTAAATAGAGTATGTTTTGCTCCATAATAACCTTTAGCTAATTTTAGCGTTTTTTTACGACGTCTACGAGTTACTGCTCCACCTTTAACACGTGCCATGTTTAATTCCTCCTAAGTATTCCTTCATTTGAATAAATGTGCATATTTCATACACAAGTTTTTATTTCATATTATCTAATTGTTGACTAATACGTTTCATATCATGTGATGAAACCATAGTCGGTTTACGCAATTGACGACGTTGTTTTTTTGTCTTCCCGTGGAAACGGTGACTTGTAAACGCACGATGTCTTTTTAATCCACCGTTACCGGTGCGTTTTACGCGTTTTGCTAATCCGCGATGTGTTTTTTGTTTTGGCATAACTAATTTCCTCCTCAAAATCTGTACA
This region of Tetragenococcus osmophilus genomic DNA includes:
- a CDS encoding acyltransferase family protein, which encodes MEKKRIKNSRYITGIDGIRALAVIGVIFYHLMPSKLPGGYLGVPILFVISGYLITDLLRQEWQQNDKISVLKFYTRRLKRLYPSLVTVLVVSTAYITLFQRNLLNNLRGSVLSSLLYVNNWWQIDHGLSYFDRFGNESPFTHLWTMAVEGQNYLIWPLLFILLVKFVKRKDRIFYILSIGALLSAIGMAIGFTPGEDPTRVYYGTDTRIFSILIGNALAFVWPSTRLKEQIPDSAKKILNITGLASLFLLVLSYVFMDDRFNFPYYGGIYLVSLVTAVLVAVTAHPGASLNRWLTNPVFSYLGKRSYGIYLYQFPVMILYEAQINVANNVWLHVFIELGLILISSELSYRFIEESLRKFDYKKSWQKIKNWFFMPILSKQKAVGIASFIVVAIASIGVTIAPNDNVNANQAEFQAEIQENKKAAQGSKNGDEETENTEDTEQTQDSNAEEEDILQTFSTDTDHVMEKYDLTENQVKRARNTDVTAFGDSVLLGSTKNIQEVFPDAIIDADVGRQLYDSVDLLQELKDEGDLQENVVLALGSNGYADEDQFDDLMNVIGDRTVYLMNVRVPTQRWQNDNNELFNKMADKYKRVTLIDWYSLSNENNQWFREDQVHPTDVGRVEYTSLLAREILK
- the comGG gene encoding competence type IV pilus minor pilin ComGG, producing the protein MGNGQSKKHRGGVLLTAVFTVVMMSILLLFLTENYRIQAQFTQRTRQYYETQIIKELFLTDYQALPESKRPKKGEAIYNQGKLNFEKEKDYLLLTVNVGEQEKKFKETISKTD
- the comGB gene encoding competence type IV pilus assembly protein ComGB → MLKNKYKNNALMREQFLEMLVSLLENGFSLQESLSVMQRNQQFSLGILQCFTEGLAKGATFAECFYQAGFSLQEMTQVQLADVHGNVVTTLKNILATMQIIRKQKKELSKVATYPVLLFIFVIVLLFAMRFFLLPSLLQSGMIETQHWSIGVISYGPFVMGGTVLFIGILASVCLWYSKRQSVIYRAVLTARLPLVGRVYRMYQTSYFSLEWGKMFKQGLEARQILAFMETVNPHSLVASLAKELNQALSFGKPLAEELEQYSFLLPEFSLIILQGEVKGKLGEELLLYSQLLTKRIVGKVEGWLRWVQPVVFLFIAVLIMAIYIAMFLPMYENIGGIME
- the comGC gene encoding competence type IV pilus major pilin ComGC, which produces MIKKWPLEFELKKRITKKFESFKKKTKKGFTLIEMMIVLLVISILVLLFIPNLSKQKDTVSDQGDKAVVKVVESQIEIYEINHDKKITDNELQKLVTSEQYKIYKKYQN
- a CDS encoding YitT family protein, with the protein product MKNFWKSIVHSDYLTRLSFSLVYALLASVALNFFYEPGNIYASGATGVAQIVSTLFQQVLHIDLSIAWALLLTNFPLFILGWFKISHRFTIFTGVTVGLTSLFMELIPTEVLTTDPIICAIFGGVLTGAGIGYAFKNGLSSGGLDFITIYIRKKTGRDVGSLAIIFNGMIMFAAGMLFGWQYALYSALSIFVSGKVTDVVYTKQKKMQVMIITQRPEAVMDSLQKRLRRGITIINDAQGAYTKEKETVLFTIVTRYEMPLLREGMNESDNDAFVSIVENVQILGNFYEEEL
- the comGF gene encoding competence type IV pilus minor pilin ComGF, giving the protein MIECAIALLVLSLFLLGTLGVLQQSKQVQQAVYGRNMQEWHVFLLQFENKLAEGKYSRVTNNRIYYHKLNDSTDREYECRIELNMNRNEIAIREKNGYEPILTEVKKLQFRKSKQYILFTVTFLNGEQKNGKWTIEKA
- the comGA gene encoding competence type IV pilus ATPase ComGA encodes the protein MTIEELSDELISYGSLQKMQDMYLYLLDKQATIYFRKNAQMIKYKKISSEQAQQLVLRFKYLGEMDVGEKRKAQLGAISYLLKDHTQRLRLSTVGDYQGNESLVIRFLYNLNQEKPAYFIPKDAELIQQKIQEERGLYLFSGPTGSGKTTLMYHLAQNTKGQVITIEDPVEIEEPNFLQLQTNEKIQQTYDQLIKLSLRHRPDLLIIGEIRDQLTAKAAIRAALTGHTVLATVHAKGVSETKSRLLDLVGSQTELGDCLNGVIYQQLFLDYKKESRALLAYEFFTGFLEKREWSEAYAQIYESGLIYAEE
- the comGD gene encoding competence type IV pilus minor pilin ComGD — protein: MKPYQGFTLIESLLVLFVITLFVALPSIAIKDTKETLEVMHFFDRFEKNVLATQQAAITSNKRTRMIQRDTTTEYYFYTETIEKLDMPEDLKASRIKTLYFNSGTGNNSSLQELHFYWDKNNQKITYSFLFARGHYEKKITTIN